The sequence GGACGGCGCAGGCAAGTGCGGTGGCGGTCAGGATCTTCGCGATGCGGTTCATGGAACTCTCCCGGGTAGGTCAGCCGGTGATCCGGCCGTTATCTCCTTAACGCCGGTCGTCGACACTCCGTGCACCGCGTAGCGCGCAATTGACGATGTTTGACACCGCGTGGCCGACGACGGCCAAAGCTGACGAATGTCTTTCTAGACCTTCCAGTCTGTCAGGTTGAAAACGATTCGGCATTCAAACGAACGATCCGGGGGGCAGACACGCCGGTTCCGGAAAGAAGCAAAGAAAAACCGCCCGAAGGCGGTTTGTCGCAAACGTGCGCATGATGCGCGTCGGCTGGCGCATGCGCACCGTGATCAATCCGGCAGCGACGCCCCGGCCTCGCCCCACGGCACCTGCGCGATCACGGCAACGCTGCCTGCTTACTTCAACCGCCCCGACAGGAACTGCCCGAGCCGTTCGCTCTTCGGATTCACGAGAATCTCCTGCGGATTCCCTTCCTCCTCGATCTTCCCTTGATGCAGGAAGATCACATGATTCGACACGTTGCGCGCGAAACCCATCTCGTGCGTGACGACGACCATCGTGCGCCCTTCCTCCGCGAGCTTCTGCATCACCTTCAGCACTTCGCCCACCAGTTCCGGATCGAGCGCCGAGGTCGGTTCGTCGAACAGCATGACTTCAGGCTCCATCGCCAGCGCGCGCGCGATCGCGACGCGCTGCTGCTGACCGCCCGACAGGTGCGACGGATACATGCCCTCGACGCGCGGCGCCAGGCCGACCTTCTCCAGATACATGCGCGCCCGCGCGATCGCTTCATCCTTGCCGATCCCGAGCACGGCCATCGGCGCCTCGATCACGTTCTCGAGCACCGTCATGTGTGCCCACAGGTTGAAGTGCTGGAACACCATCGACAGCTTCGTGCGCATCCGCTGCAACTGCTTCTGGTCGGCCACGCGCAGCGACCCGTTGCGATCGCGCGCGGTCTGGATCGGCTCGTTGCCGATCGTGATCTGCCCCGAGCACGGCTGCTCGAGGAAGTTGATGCAGCGCAGGAACGTGCTCTTGCCGGAGCCGCTCGAGCCGATGATGCTGATCACGTCGCCGGCCTTCGCCTTCATCGACACGCCCTTCAACACCTCGTTGTCGCCGAATTTCTTGTGCAGGTTGTCAACGGTGAGCTTGTACATGCTTGGTCCTTCCTTGCGAATGCATTAATGGCCGCGCGGCGAGAGGTACGCGAGCCAGCGCGTCTCGAGCTTGCGGAACGCCCAGATGAGCGTGAACACGACGACGGCGTACAGCGCGGCTGCAATGCCGTAGGCCTGGAACGACATGTACGTCGCCGAATTGACGTCGCGCGTGACCTTCAGGATGTCGGGCACGGTCGCGGTGAACGCGAGCGTCGTCGCGTGCAGCATCAGGATCACTTCGTTGCTGTAGCTCGGCAGCGAGCGGCGCAGCGCAGAAGGCAGGATGATCCGCGTATAGAGCTTGAAGCGCGACATCCCGTACGCGAGCCCGGCCTCGATCTCGCCGGCCGCCGTCGCCTTGATCGCGCCCGCGAAGATCTCCGTCGCATACGCGCATTCGTTCAGCACGAACGCGAGCAGCGTGCAGTTCATCGCGTTGCGGAAGAACGTGTCGAGCAGCACATGGTTATGCACAACCTGCAGGCTGTAGATGCCCGTGTAGCACATCAGCAGCTGCACGTAGAGCGGCGTGCCGCGGAACACGTACGTATAGAGCCACACGGGGCCCGAGATCCAGCGGTTCGACGATGCCCGCGCGATCGCGAGCGGCACGGCCAGCGCGAAGCCGAGGGCGATCGACACGACCAGCAGCCACAGCGTGATCGCGAGGCCGCTGAAGCGGTAGCCGTCGGTATACAGATAGCTTTGCCAGTACTGGCTGATGATTTCGATCACAGCGCGAGCCTCCGGACGCCGACGGAATATCGCTTCTCGAGGTGATGCAGCACGACGTTGGATACCGTCGTGATCGCGAGGTAGATCGCGCCCGCAGCCAGCGTGAAGAAGAAGAAATCGAGCGTGCTCTTGCCCGCGTCCTGCGACGCCTTCACGACGTCGGCCAGGCCGATGATCGACACGAGCGCAGTGGCCTTCACGAGCACCTGCCAGTTGTTGCCGATACCGGGCAGCGCGAAGCGCATCATCTGCGGGAACAGGATGCGGCGGAACACGCGCCAGCCGCCCATCCCGTACGCGAAGCCCGCTTCGAGCTGGCCGCGCGGCACCGCGAGGAACGCGCCGCGGAACGTCTCGGTGAAGTACGCGCCGTAGATGAAGCCGAGCGTCACGACGCCGGCCACGAACGGGTCGATGTCGATCTGGTCCCAGCCGATCAGGTCGGTCAGGTTGTTCAGCAGGATCTGGATCCCGTAGAACAGCAGCAGCATCAGCACGAGGTCCGGCACCGCGCGGATCAGCGTCGTATAGAAGGTGCCGACCGCCTTGAGCACGCGGTTGGTCGACAGTTTCGCCGCCGCGCCGGCCAGCCCCAGCACGAGCGACGCGGCGAGCGACAGCACCGCGAGCTTCACGGTCTCGACCGTGCCGGCCCACAACAGCGGGCCAAATCCCTGGAAAATCATGTCAGCGTATCCCGATCCGGAAAAACAAGCGGCGCAGCGCGGCCGAAACCGCGTGCGCCGTGAAAGCGTCAGCCGCCGTAGACGTCGAACGCGAAGTACTTCTTCTCGAGCTTCCGGTACGTGCCGTCCTTCAGCATCCCGCCGATCGCCGCGTCGATCTTCGCCTTCAGCTCGGCGTCGTCCTTGCGCAGGCCGATGCCCGCGCCGTTGCCGAGCGTCTTCGGATCGTTGATGTCGCCGCCGGCGAACTGGAAGTTCGCGCCGCGCGGCGTCTTCAGGAAGCCGAGATCGGCCTGCACGCCGTCCTGCAGCGCCGCGTCGAGGCGGCCGGACGTCAGGTCCTGGTACACGCCGTCCTGGTTCTGGTAAGGCACGACCTGCACGCCCTTCGGCGCCCAGTAGGCCTTCGCGTAGGTTTCCTGGATGGTGCCCTGCTCGACGCCGACCGACTTGCCCTTCAGCGATTCGGCCGTCGGCTGCAGGTTCGCGCCCTTCTTCGCGACGAGGCGCGTCGGCGTGTTGAACAGCTTGTCGGAGAACGCGATCTGCTCGGCGCGCGCCGGCGTCATCGACATCGACGACAGCACGCCGTCGAACTTCTTCGCCTTCAGCGCCGGGATCATCCCGTCGAAATCGTTTTCGATCCACACGCACTTCGCCTTCAGGCGCGCGCAGATCTCGTTGCCGAGATCGACATCGAAACCGACGACCTTGCCGCTTGCGTCCTTCGATTCGAACGGCGGGTAGCTGGCGTCGACGCCGAACCGGATCGTCGACCAATCCTTCGCATGGGCACCGACCGCGATGCAGGCAAGGGCAATACTGAGCGCGAGTTTCTTCATGACGTTCCTGTAAGTGGCGGAGGACTCGGCAGATGTCCCGCGGGCGGGCCGCACCTGCCCAACCTGCGCGCCATCGTCCGGACACCCAAGTTGTACATACAACTTTGCCGTTTACCGAGTTACCCGTGCAATCCGTGTTTATCTCTATTCGGAGAACCTCGATCCTCCGGTGGAATTTTTCTTTTATTTCAAATGGCTACAGATTTCTTTCGGCGGGTTGACGACTTTCGTCTCACGATTGTGGAATCGCATGCGCATCGGAGATTTGTCTAGACAATACGGTCAAAACGGAGACCGACGCACATGCAACGCGACAGGTCCGGGAAATGGCCGCGAAACCGGGGGGCAGGAATAGGCGATCGCCTACCGCTCGCACCATCGATGGCGAGATCGGCCGACTGCGTCTTGCCCGTCCCGGCGGACTGCATCGCCGCCCGCACGGCGACCATCGCGATGGTCGGGCACACGTGCGCCGCGCATTGCTTGCCTCGGCGTCTCCCCGATGGGAAACGGTCCGTCAGGTTGTCTATACTGACGTCGCCGCGCACCGCCAACCGTGCGTCTCTCCAACAGCGATGCAATGACCACACCGATCTATCAGGAAATCAAGGACTTCATCCTCGCGCGCATTCATGCCGGCGAATGGGCGGAAGGCGACCAGGTGCCGTCGGAGAACGAACTCGCGCGCGAATTCAACGTCGCACGGATGACCGTCAATCGCGCGCTGCGCGAGCTGACGGCCGAGCAGGTGCTCACGCGCACGCGCGGCTCCGGCACGTATGTGGCATCGCCGAAGTACGAATCGACGCTGGTCGCGATCCGCAGCATCTCGGACGAAGTCGCCGCGCGCGGCCACGGCTATCGCGCGCAGGTGCTGCAGGTCGGCGCAGCAATCGCCGATACGAAGCTCGCCGACGAACTGCAGCTCGACACGGGCAGCCCGATCTTCCATTCGCGCGTGCTGCACTTCGAGAACGACACGCCCGTGCAGCTCGAGGAACGCTGGGTCAATCCGGCCTGTGCGCCCGAATATGCGTTGCAGGACTTCACGACGACGACGCCGAACCAGTACCTGACGCGCGTCGCGCCGCTGCAGCGCGTCGAATACCGGATCGAGGCCGCGATGCCCGACGCGGAAACGCGCAAGCGGCTGACGATGGACGAACGCGAGCCGTGCCTGATGCTGCATCGGCGCACGTGGTCGCAGGGGCTGGTCGCGTCGGTGGCCAATCTCTGGCATCCGGGCAGCCGTTACCGGTTCACCGGGCATTTCTGATGCACGGCATCACCGCGCGCCGGGCCGTCCCCATCGCTCGATCGCACTGACCGCCCGCGTCAACCCGTCCTCCTGCGCGATGCGCGCGCCGAGTTCCGTTGCACGCGCCTTCGTATCGCCGCGTTCGGCAAACGCGATCGCTCGCGCCAGCGCGGCAGCGTCCACGCGCCGCCCCGCGACCGGCGCATCCGCCACGCCGAGCCGCTGCAGCCGGTTCGCCCAGAAGAACTGATCGCCCGCGAACGGCACGACGACCGACGGAATGCCGGCCCGTGCGGCCGAATGCGTGGTGCCCGAGCCGCCGTGATGAATCGCCATCGAGGTGCGCGGAAACAGCCAGTCGTGCGGCGTGTCGCCGATCACGCAGACCTGCGCCGGCAACATCGATGCGTCGATACCGCTCCAGCCCGGATAGAACAGCGCGCGCCGCCCGGCGAGCGCATGCGCCAGCGCGTCGGCCATCGCGGCCCGGTCGAAGCCGGCCATGCTGCCGAAACCGATGTACACCGGCGGATCGCCCGAGTCGAGAAAGGCCGCGAGTGCCGGCGGTGGTGTCCATGCACGCGCATCGATACGCCACTGGCCGCATGCGAGCACCTGGGACGGCCAGTCGGCAGGGCCGGACAGCAGCGCCGGCGACACGCCGTACAGCATCGGATGATCGGTCCACACCTGCTTGCGCGGCGGCAACCCGCACACGCTTGCGCGCGCCGCGTTCGTCGCCCTCCTGAACGCCTGCCACAACAGCGCGTTCACGAGCCGGTGGCTCGCACGGTTCAGCCAGCGCGGCAGCTTCCCCGGCGGCAGGAACGGCGACGCGAATTCGGCAGTCGGCGTGATCGGGATCATGCCCGTGCCGATCGCCGGCACGCCGCGATACTCGGCAACCGACAGCCCGACGAACGACGCGAGCCCCGACACGAGGATCGCGTCGCAGCCGGCCGATGCGTCCGCGACTTCGCGCATCCACGCGGCCGTGTTCGCATTCGCGATCGCCGCGAGCGCCTTCGACGTGTCGTTGAAACCGCCGCGCCCGCGCACCGCATCCGCCAACGCGCCGTCCGGTGCGATCGCGCGGCGGATATCGCCGGACAACGGCGCCGACGGCACGCCAAGCGCGGCAGCCGCGCCGAGCGTCGCCGCGTCGGCCAGCAGCCGGACATCGTGGCCGGCGCCCGTCAGCGCGCAACCGAGCGCCGCGAGCGGGCGCGTGTCGCCTTCGGTGCCGTAGGTGGCGATGACGAGCTTCATGCGTGACTCCTCGTGCACGACGGAAACGGATGGCTTCGTAAAAATGCACGTCGTATACTAATGCAACTCGTGCACTTTCAGTCAATCTCCCCCGCCATGCCGATTCCGACCGACGATCCGGGCCGCCGCGCGCGCAAGCGCATCCAGATGCTCGCGCATCTTGCCGCCACCGGCGCGCGCCTGTTCGATACGCACGGCTACGAAGCCGTCACGATGGAGCAGATCGCCGCGCAGGCCGATGTCGCGAAGCGCACGCTGTACAACCATTTTCCGACGAAGGAAGCGGTGCTCGCGCACTGGCTCGAAGGCGAACTCGCGCGTGATCTCGCGCATCTGCAGCGCGACGTCGCGCAACGCAAGACCTTCGCATCGCGCATCGGCTGCGTGCTCGACGCGTCGGCCGCGTGGTGCGAGCAGCATCCCGTGTATCTGCTCGCTTATTTGCGGCATCGCTTCCTGAGCATCGGCGCGGTCGAACCGGCAAGCGGTGGAGAGAACGGCAGCGATATCGCGCGGGTATGGCAGCAACTGATCGCCGCGGGGCAGCAATCCGGCGAACTGAACGGCACGCTGCGCGCCGACCAGCTCGCGACGTGGTTTCATCACCTGTATCTCGCCGCGATGCTGCGCTGGCTGACCGTGCCGGGGCTGTCGCTGAAACGGGAGTTCCAGTCGGTCGCGAAGTTATTTGTCGAAGGCGCGGAAGCGAAACGCTGAGCGCGCAAGCCGCCGGTCAAACGTTCACAGTCGCCCGAGCAGGACCGCGAGCAGCGAGCGCCCGAAACGGGCGACCGCCGCACCGCATGTAACAAACGCGCGCTTCATTTCTTCCGCGACGATTTCGCCGCCGCCGGCGCACCGCGCTGCGCGGCAGCGCCACCGCCCGACGGCCATTGCGTCTCGTCGAGCAAACGGTCGAACAGCCGCGCGCGCTCGTCGGCCGACAGCGGGCACAGCCCGAACATCGCCGATAGCGCGAGCCCCCAGGCCGCCTTCCATCGCAGCAGCGCAAGGTCGGGATCGCCGGATTCGGCTGCGATGCGCTTTGCGTTCTCGCCATCGATGTCCCGAACCTGCTGCAACGGCGCGGGATCCTCGACCAGCGCCGCCATGATCGCGAGCGCCGCCGACGGCTGCTGGTCGATCACTTCGCGCATCGTCGCGATCTGCGCGGACAACGTCGGCTGCGCTTCGCGCGGATCGCGCGCAGCCAGATAGTCGCGCTGGAATCGTTGATAGTAGTCCTGCTGATGTTCCATCAGCGCGTTCAGCACATCGCCTTTCGTGCGGAACTGATGCATCAGCCCGCCCTTGCTGATGCCGCTTTCGCGTGAAATCGCATCGAACGTGAGCTTGCCCGGACCGTCGCGCTCGAGGATCGCGAGCGCCGCCTGGATCGCGGCAGTGCGCGTTCGCTCGGAACGCGTCGGGTTATCCATGAACTTTCCCCGGTATGGAGTGACGCAACGCGACCGTGCCGAACCGGCGCGACCGCATGCAGGAAGTGCGCGGAGTCTATCACAAACAAACCGCCTGGTCGGTTTACATCCGGAAATGGCGGTGCTACGATCGGCTCCCGCATCGGCTCCGGCCGGATCAACGGCTGTTTTGCGCACCGGTCACAGGTGCGCGATCACCGCCGGTGGTGCGGCTGCCCGGCCGATGACCGCCGCCGAACCGCCCATCGCCTCCGGAATTCATGCAGTCGTTGCGCCCCAAAAACAAACCGTCTAGTTGGTTTTTTTACTGAACCCCGAGCGGCGATGCCGCCCCGTTGCACCACCCTTCGCGCCGGCTACCGGCGCGCACCCCGACCCGGAGAATCAGATGCACCGATCGATCAAGCCCAGCCACCTGCTCAACGCCGCGCTTTGCATCGCGCTCGCCGGATGCGCCGGCGTCCAGCCGGCCCGCTATAGCGGCATCGAATCGTCGCCGTACCTGCGCAGCGATCCGCAAGACAAGTCCGGCCGCGTGCCCTACCGCTATGCGTTGCCGGCGGACTGGCACAAGTACCGGAAGCTGATCCTCGACCCGGTGGCCGTCTATCGCGGCACCGATCATCAGTTCGGCAACCTGACCGACCAGGACAAGTCGACGCTTGCCACGTATATGGGCGACACGTTCGCGAAGAAGCTCGGCAAGCGCTTCGAACTGACGAGCGCGCCGGGCCCCGACACGCTGCGCGTGAAGCTGACGCTGACAGGCGCCGTGACGACGACGGCATTTGCCGGCGCATTCGCGCATTTCGATCTCGCGGGCAACGTCTACAACGGCGTGCAGGCGATCCGCGGCCGCGAAGGCGCATTCACGGGTTCGGTCATTTACGCGGTGGAGATTCGCGATGCATCGACGAACCGGCTGATCAGCGCGTACGTGACGAAGCAGTATCCGAATGCGATGAACATCGGCGCGAGTTTCGGCGCGCTCAGCGCGGCAAAAACCGGCATCGACAAGGGCGCCGATGCACTCGTCGCGCAATTCGACTGACACCCGTCGGCTAACGGTGGCGCGTATTGCGCAGGCGCGTGCCCACTGGCCGCGAGCAGCAATCTTCTGGGTCGTTCCGCTCGCGGCCGCCTTGTTCTGTGTCGCATGGGGCGTCGCGTCGCTCGGCAGCCGCGGGCCGACGATCACGATCGCGTTCGCGACAGCCGACGGGCTGGAAGCCGGCCGATCGACGCTGCGGCTGCGCAACGTCGAAGTCGGCCGCGTGACGCGCGTTCGCGCGTTGCGCGGGCAATCGGGCGTGCGCGTCGATGTGCAGCTGGACACCGACATGCACGCACTAGCGGTTGCGGACACACGCTTCTGGATCGTGCGGCCGCGCATCGGGCCCGGCGGCCTCTCCGGTCTCGATTCGGTGCTATCGGGTGCGTACATCGCGGCCGCGACAGGCGGTTCGCGCGCACCGCGCGCGACGTTCATCGGGCTCGATGCGCCGCCAGTCACCGAAGACGGCGGCCGTCACTACACGCTGCACACGGCGTCGCTCGGCTCGGTCGCGATCGGTTCG comes from Burkholderia pyrrocinia and encodes:
- a CDS encoding DUF3313 domain-containing protein translates to MHRSIKPSHLLNAALCIALAGCAGVQPARYSGIESSPYLRSDPQDKSGRVPYRYALPADWHKYRKLILDPVAVYRGTDHQFGNLTDQDKSTLATYMGDTFAKKLGKRFELTSAPGPDTLRVKLTLTGAVTTTAFAGAFAHFDLAGNVYNGVQAIRGREGAFTGSVIYAVEIRDASTNRLISAYVTKQYPNAMNIGASFGALSAAKTGIDKGADALVAQFD
- a CDS encoding TetR family transcriptional regulator; amino-acid sequence: MDNPTRSERTRTAAIQAALAILERDGPGKLTFDAISRESGISKGGLMHQFRTKGDVLNALMEHQQDYYQRFQRDYLAARDPREAQPTLSAQIATMREVIDQQPSAALAIMAALVEDPAPLQQVRDIDGENAKRIAAESGDPDLALLRWKAAWGLALSAMFGLCPLSADERARLFDRLLDETQWPSGGGAAAQRGAPAAAKSSRKK
- a CDS encoding TetR/AcrR family transcriptional regulator, which gives rise to MPIPTDDPGRRARKRIQMLAHLAATGARLFDTHGYEAVTMEQIAAQADVAKRTLYNHFPTKEAVLAHWLEGELARDLAHLQRDVAQRKTFASRIGCVLDASAAWCEQHPVYLLAYLRHRFLSIGAVEPASGGENGSDIARVWQQLIAAGQQSGELNGTLRADQLATWFHHLYLAAMLRWLTVPGLSLKREFQSVAKLFVEGAEAKR
- a CDS encoding ABC transporter permease — encoded protein: MIFQGFGPLLWAGTVETVKLAVLSLAASLVLGLAGAAAKLSTNRVLKAVGTFYTTLIRAVPDLVLMLLLFYGIQILLNNLTDLIGWDQIDIDPFVAGVVTLGFIYGAYFTETFRGAFLAVPRGQLEAGFAYGMGGWRVFRRILFPQMMRFALPGIGNNWQVLVKATALVSIIGLADVVKASQDAGKSTLDFFFFTLAAGAIYLAITTVSNVVLHHLEKRYSVGVRRLAL
- a CDS encoding ABC transporter ATP-binding protein, whose translation is MYKLTVDNLHKKFGDNEVLKGVSMKAKAGDVISIIGSSGSGKSTFLRCINFLEQPCSGQITIGNEPIQTARDRNGSLRVADQKQLQRMRTKLSMVFQHFNLWAHMTVLENVIEAPMAVLGIGKDEAIARARMYLEKVGLAPRVEGMYPSHLSGGQQQRVAIARALAMEPEVMLFDEPTSALDPELVGEVLKVMQKLAEEGRTMVVVTHEMGFARNVSNHVIFLHQGKIEEEGNPQEILVNPKSERLGQFLSGRLK
- a CDS encoding ABC transporter substrate-binding protein codes for the protein MKKLALSIALACIAVGAHAKDWSTIRFGVDASYPPFESKDASGKVVGFDVDLGNEICARLKAKCVWIENDFDGMIPALKAKKFDGVLSSMSMTPARAEQIAFSDKLFNTPTRLVAKKGANLQPTAESLKGKSVGVEQGTIQETYAKAYWAPKGVQVVPYQNQDGVYQDLTSGRLDAALQDGVQADLGFLKTPRGANFQFAGGDINDPKTLGNGAGIGLRKDDAELKAKIDAAIGGMLKDGTYRKLEKKYFAFDVYGG
- a CDS encoding glycosyltransferase; the protein is MKLVIATYGTEGDTRPLAALGCALTGAGHDVRLLADAATLGAAAALGVPSAPLSGDIRRAIAPDGALADAVRGRGGFNDTSKALAAIANANTAAWMREVADASAGCDAILVSGLASFVGLSVAEYRGVPAIGTGMIPITPTAEFASPFLPPGKLPRWLNRASHRLVNALLWQAFRRATNAARASVCGLPPRKQVWTDHPMLYGVSPALLSGPADWPSQVLACGQWRIDARAWTPPPALAAFLDSGDPPVYIGFGSMAGFDRAAMADALAHALAGRRALFYPGWSGIDASMLPAQVCVIGDTPHDWLFPRTSMAIHHGGSGTTHSAARAGIPSVVVPFAGDQFFWANRLQRLGVADAPVAGRRVDAAALARAIAFAERGDTKARATELGARIAQEDGLTRAVSAIERWGRPGAR
- a CDS encoding ABC transporter permease, which produces MIEIISQYWQSYLYTDGYRFSGLAITLWLLVVSIALGFALAVPLAIARASSNRWISGPVWLYTYVFRGTPLYVQLLMCYTGIYSLQVVHNHVLLDTFFRNAMNCTLLAFVLNECAYATEIFAGAIKATAAGEIEAGLAYGMSRFKLYTRIILPSALRRSLPSYSNEVILMLHATTLAFTATVPDILKVTRDVNSATYMSFQAYGIAAALYAVVVFTLIWAFRKLETRWLAYLSPRGH
- the hutC gene encoding histidine utilization repressor; amino-acid sequence: MTTPIYQEIKDFILARIHAGEWAEGDQVPSENELAREFNVARMTVNRALRELTAEQVLTRTRGSGTYVASPKYESTLVAIRSISDEVAARGHGYRAQVLQVGAAIADTKLADELQLDTGSPIFHSRVLHFENDTPVQLEERWVNPACAPEYALQDFTTTTPNQYLTRVAPLQRVEYRIEAAMPDAETRKRLTMDEREPCLMLHRRTWSQGLVASVANLWHPGSRYRFTGHF